From one Pseudomonas sp. B21-048 genomic stretch:
- a CDS encoding ABC transporter permease subunit, with protein sequence MPGGRQLVIGVPFIWLFMFFMLPFFIVLKISFAEADVAIPPYTEIYSFIDQKLQVLLNLGNYAMLGDDELYIAAYLGSLKMALISTVLCLLIGYPMAYAIASARKELQTVLVLLIMMPTWTAILIRVYAWMGILSNNGLLNGFLMSMGWIDEPLQILNTNLAVYIGVVYSYLPFMILPLYANLVKHDTSLLEAASDLGSSTFNSFWKITVPLSKNGIIAGCMLVFIPVVGEFVIPELLGGPETLMIGKVLWQEFFNNRDWPVASALAVVMLAILIVPIILFNRSQAKEMEGKE encoded by the coding sequence ATTCCCGGTGGCCGTCAGCTGGTCATCGGGGTTCCGTTCATTTGGCTGTTCATGTTCTTCATGCTGCCGTTCTTCATCGTCTTGAAGATCAGCTTCGCCGAAGCCGACGTGGCCATTCCGCCGTACACCGAGATCTACAGTTTCATTGACCAGAAGCTCCAGGTGCTGCTTAACCTCGGCAACTACGCGATGCTCGGCGACGACGAGTTGTACATCGCTGCTTACCTTGGCTCGTTGAAGATGGCGCTGATCAGCACCGTCCTCTGTTTGCTGATCGGCTATCCAATGGCCTACGCCATTGCCAGCGCCCGCAAAGAGCTGCAAACGGTGCTGGTGCTGCTGATCATGATGCCGACCTGGACTGCGATCCTGATCCGCGTTTATGCGTGGATGGGCATCCTCAGCAACAACGGTCTGCTTAACGGTTTTTTGATGAGCATGGGCTGGATCGACGAGCCGCTGCAGATTCTCAACACCAACCTCGCGGTTTATATCGGAGTTGTTTACTCCTATCTGCCGTTCATGATCCTGCCGCTCTACGCCAACCTGGTCAAACACGATACCAGCCTGCTGGAAGCCGCATCGGACCTCGGTTCGAGCACCTTCAACAGCTTCTGGAAAATCACCGTGCCGCTGTCGAAAAACGGCATCATCGCAGGCTGCATGCTGGTGTTCATCCCGGTGGTGGGTGAGTTCGTGATCCCGGAACTGCTGGGCGGGCCGGAAACCCTGATGATCGGTAAAGTGCTCTGGCAAGAATTCTTCAACAACCGTGACTGGCCGGTGGCATCAGCGCTTGCGGTGGTGATGCTGGCGATCCTGATTGTGCCGATCATTCTGTTCAACCGCAGTCAGGCCAAAGAAATGGAGGGCAAGGAATGA
- a CDS encoding ABC transporter permease subunit — protein sequence MKRFRFSSFMLVAGLLFIYAPMLILVIYSFNASKLVTVWGGWSIKWYVGLMDNTQLMGSVVRSLEIACYTAIAAVALGTLAAFVLTRITHFKGRTLFGGLVTAPLVMPEVITGLSLLLLFVAMAQMIGWPQERGIVTIWIAHTTFCAAYVAVVVSARLRELDLSIEEAAMDLGARPWKVFFLITIPMIAPSLAAGGMMSFALSLDDLVLASFVSGPGSTTLPMEVFSAVRLGVKPEINAVASLILLAVSLVTFLVWYFSRRAEEIRKRAIQQAIEEGAADSWKQPDVRRAQASEAA from the coding sequence ATGAAGCGCTTCCGTTTCTCAAGTTTCATGCTGGTAGCGGGTTTGCTGTTCATCTACGCGCCGATGCTGATCCTGGTGATCTACTCGTTCAACGCCTCGAAACTGGTGACGGTGTGGGGCGGCTGGTCGATCAAGTGGTACGTGGGGTTGATGGACAACACGCAACTGATGGGCTCGGTGGTGCGCTCGCTGGAAATCGCCTGCTACACCGCGATTGCTGCCGTGGCACTGGGGACGCTGGCGGCCTTCGTGCTGACGCGTATTACCCACTTCAAGGGCCGTACGCTGTTCGGTGGTCTGGTCACCGCGCCGCTGGTGATGCCGGAAGTGATCACCGGTCTGTCGCTGTTGCTGCTGTTCGTGGCTATGGCGCAGATGATCGGTTGGCCACAGGAGCGTGGCATCGTCACCATCTGGATCGCCCACACCACGTTCTGTGCGGCGTATGTGGCGGTGGTGGTCTCGGCGCGTCTGCGTGAGCTGGATCTGTCGATCGAAGAAGCGGCCATGGATCTCGGTGCGCGGCCGTGGAAGGTGTTCTTCCTGATCACCATCCCGATGATCGCGCCGTCACTGGCGGCGGGGGGCATGATGTCGTTTGCCTTGTCGCTGGATGACCTGGTGCTGGCGAGCTTCGTGTCCGGTCCGGGTTCCACGACCTTGCCGATGGAAGTGTTCTCGGCGGTGCGCCTGGGCGTGAAGCCCGAGATCAACGCCGTGGCCAGCCTGATTCTGCTGGCGGTGTCGCTGGTGACGTTCCTGGTCTGGTACTTCAGCCGTCGTGCCGAAGAGATTCGCAAGCGTGCGATCCAGCAAGCCATCGAAGAAGGCGCTGCCGACTCCTGGAAACAACCGGACGTGCGCCGGGCGCAGGCGTCGGAAGCGGCTTGA
- a CDS encoding ABC transporter ATP-binding protein, with amino-acid sequence MAVASGAYKKALEGDQTPKQVLVKIDRVTKKFDETIAVDDVSLEIRKGEIFALLGGSGSGKSTLLRMLAGFERPTEGRIYLDGVDITEMPPYERPINMMFQSYALFPHMTVAQNIAFGLKQDKIPAAEVNARVAEMLKLVQMSQYAKRKPHQLSGGQRQRVALARSLAKRPKLLLLDEPMGALDKKLRSQMQLELVEIIERVGVTCVMVTHDQEEAMTMAERIAIMHLGWIAQIGSPIDIYETPTSRLVCEFIGNVNIFDGEVIDDAEGHATITCKDLDRQIYVGHGISTSVQDKSVTYAIRPEKLLVTPTMPTCEYNWSSGKVHDIAYLGGHSVFYVELPSGKLVQSFVANAERRGQRPTWGDQVYVYWEDDSGVVLRS; translated from the coding sequence ATGGCAGTTGCCTCCGGCGCCTATAAGAAAGCCCTCGAGGGCGACCAGACACCTAAACAGGTGTTGGTCAAAATCGACCGGGTCACGAAAAAGTTCGACGAGACGATTGCCGTGGACGACGTGTCCCTGGAAATCAGGAAAGGCGAAATCTTCGCCCTGCTCGGCGGCTCGGGTTCGGGCAAATCCACCTTGCTGCGGATGCTGGCAGGTTTCGAACGGCCCACGGAGGGGCGCATTTACCTCGATGGCGTCGACATCACAGAGATGCCGCCGTACGAGCGACCGATCAACATGATGTTCCAGTCCTATGCCTTGTTTCCGCACATGACCGTGGCGCAGAACATTGCCTTCGGCCTCAAGCAGGACAAGATCCCGGCGGCTGAAGTCAATGCTCGCGTGGCCGAGATGCTCAAACTGGTGCAGATGAGCCAGTACGCCAAACGCAAACCGCATCAATTGTCCGGTGGCCAGCGTCAGCGCGTGGCGCTGGCGCGCTCCTTGGCCAAGCGGCCGAAGCTCTTGCTGCTCGACGAACCCATGGGCGCGCTGGACAAGAAACTGCGCTCGCAAATGCAACTGGAACTGGTCGAGATTATCGAGCGGGTCGGCGTGACCTGCGTGATGGTGACCCACGACCAGGAAGAGGCCATGACCATGGCCGAGCGCATCGCGATCATGCACCTGGGCTGGATCGCCCAGATCGGCAGCCCGATCGACATCTACGAAACCCCGACCAGTCGTCTGGTCTGCGAATTCATCGGCAACGTCAACATTTTCGACGGTGAAGTGATCGACGACGCCGAAGGCCACGCGACCATCACCTGCAAGGACCTGGACCGGCAGATTTATGTGGGCCACGGCATCAGCACGTCGGTGCAGGACAAGTCCGTGACCTACGCGATCCGTCCGGAAAAACTGCTGGTGACGCCGACCATGCCGACCTGCGAATACAACTGGTCCAGCGGCAAAGTGCATGACATCGCCTACCTCGGCGGCCACTCGGTGTTCTACGTCGAACTGCCGAGCGGCAAGCTGGTGCAGTCCTTCGTCGCTAACGCCGAACGTCGCGGTCAGCGCCCAACCTGGGGTGACCAGGTTTACGTGTACTGGGAAGACGACAGCGGCGTGGTACTTCGCTCATGA
- a CDS encoding aspartate aminotransferase family protein gives MTSNNPQTREWQALSSDHHLAPFSDFKQLKEKGPRIITHAKGVYLWDSEGNKILDGMAGLWCVAIGYGRDELADAASKQMRELPYYNLFFQTAHPPVLELAKVIADVAPEGMNHVFFTGSGSEGNDTMLRMVRHYWAIKGQPKKKVIISRKNGYHGSTVAGASLGGMTYMHEQGDLPIPGIVHIAQPYWFGEGGDMTPNEFGIWAANQLEEKILEVGVDNVGAFIAEPIQGAGGVIIAPDSYWPRIKEILAKYDILFVADEVICGFGRTGEWFGTDFYDLKPHMMTIAKGLTSGYIPMGGLIVHDDVVEVLNEGGDFNHGFTYSGHPVAAAVALENIRILRDEKIVERVRAETAPYLQKRLRELSDHPLVGEVRGVGLLGAIELVQDKATRKRYEGKGVGMICRTFCFDNGLIMRAVGDTMIIAPPLVITPAEIDELVTKARKCLDLTLSALQG, from the coding sequence ATGACCAGCAACAACCCGCAAACCCGTGAGTGGCAAGCCCTGAGCAGCGATCACCACCTGGCCCCGTTCAGCGACTTCAAGCAGCTCAAAGAGAAAGGCCCGCGGATCATCACCCATGCCAAGGGCGTTTACCTGTGGGACAGCGAAGGCAACAAGATCCTCGACGGCATGGCTGGCCTGTGGTGTGTAGCGATCGGCTACGGTCGCGATGAACTGGCCGATGCCGCCAGCAAGCAGATGCGCGAGCTGCCTTATTACAACCTGTTCTTCCAGACGGCTCACCCGCCGGTGCTAGAGTTGGCCAAGGTCATTGCCGACGTTGCGCCTGAAGGTATGAATCACGTGTTCTTCACCGGTTCCGGTTCCGAAGGCAACGACACCATGCTGCGAATGGTTCGCCACTACTGGGCGATCAAGGGCCAGCCGAAGAAGAAAGTCATCATCAGTCGCAAGAACGGCTATCACGGTTCCACCGTGGCCGGCGCGAGCCTGGGTGGCATGACGTACATGCACGAACAGGGCGACTTGCCGATCCCGGGCATCGTCCACATTGCCCAGCCGTACTGGTTCGGCGAAGGCGGCGACATGACCCCGAACGAGTTCGGTATCTGGGCGGCCAATCAGCTGGAAGAGAAGATCCTGGAAGTCGGCGTCGATAACGTCGGTGCCTTTATTGCCGAGCCGATCCAGGGCGCCGGCGGCGTGATCATTGCGCCAGACAGCTACTGGCCGCGGATCAAGGAAATCCTCGCCAAGTACGACATTCTGTTCGTGGCCGACGAAGTGATTTGCGGTTTCGGCCGTACGGGTGAGTGGTTCGGTACCGATTTCTACGACCTCAAACCTCACATGATGACCATCGCCAAAGGCCTGACGTCCGGCTACATCCCGATGGGCGGCCTGATCGTGCATGACGACGTGGTCGAGGTGCTCAACGAAGGTGGTGATTTCAACCACGGTTTCACTTATTCCGGGCACCCGGTGGCCGCGGCGGTGGCGCTGGAAAACATCCGCATCCTGCGCGACGAGAAAATTGTCGAGCGCGTACGTGCAGAAACGGCACCTTATTTGCAAAAGCGTCTACGGGAACTGAGCGATCACCCGTTGGTGGGGGAAGTGCGTGGGGTCGGTCTGTTGGGGGCCATCGAACTGGTTCAGGACAAAGCCACCCGCAAACGTTACGAAGGCAAGGGCGTTGGCATGATTTGCCGCACCTTCTGCTTCGACAACGGCCTGATCATGCGCGCCGTCGGCGACACCATGATCATTGCTCCGCCACTGGTGATTACACCGGCTGAAATCGATGAGCTGGTAACAAAAGCACGCAAGTGCCTGGACCTGACCCTGAGTGCGTTACAGGGCTAA
- a CDS encoding penicillin acylase family protein, with translation MKRVLTVLALLIVVLVAGGGWYVYSKQPTRQGQVKLQHLQGSVTVRYDERGVPHIRAENETDLYRALGYVQAQDRLFQMEAVRRLARGELAEVLGPKLLDTDKLFRSLRIRERADRYVAALDHQSPAWKALQAYLDGINQYQDSHAAPVEFDVLGIPKRPFTAEDSISIAGYMAYSFAAAFRTEPLLTYVRDQLGAEYLNIFDLDWQPQGVLVKGRANPAPALAASDWQDLNALARLSEQALADNGLPQFEGSNAWVIAGNRSKSGKPLLAGDPHIRFSVPSVWYEAHLSAPGFELYGYHQALVPFAFLGHNLDFGWSLTMFQNDDLDLIAEKVNPDSPNQVWYRGQWVDMVNTEQQIAVKGQSPVTLTLRQSPHGPIINDALGTAAGKTPVAMWWAFLETPNPILDGFYQLNRADTLAKARAASAKVQAPGLNIVYANAKGDIGWWASALLPKRPAGVKPGFILDGSTPQADKEGFYPFSANPQEENPGRGYIVSANFQPVSPTGMEIPGYYNLADRGQQLNRQLSDKNMKWDNEANQKLQLGTITAYGPRLLAPLLPVLREVVSDPAELKWVEQLAQWSGDYPLDSISATLFNQFLFNLADAAMRDELGNDFFETLLPTRVIDAALPRLAASADSPWWDNRNTPGKETRADTVKVAWQASMAHLKTTLGADSTQWKWGKAHTLTHGHPLGTQKPLERIFNVGPFAAPGTHEVPNNLSAKIGPAPWPVTYGPSTRRLIDFADPAHSLTINPVGQSGVPFDSHYADQAEAYIEGVYNQAYFNDEEVTANTRSTLKLLPARVAQ, from the coding sequence ATGAAACGCGTCCTGACCGTACTTGCCTTGCTGATCGTCGTGCTCGTCGCCGGGGGCGGCTGGTATGTGTACAGCAAGCAACCGACGCGTCAGGGCCAGGTGAAATTGCAGCACCTGCAGGGTTCGGTGACCGTACGCTACGACGAGCGTGGCGTGCCGCATATCCGTGCCGAAAACGAAACCGACCTCTACCGCGCCCTCGGCTATGTGCAGGCCCAGGACCGATTGTTCCAGATGGAAGCCGTGCGGCGTCTGGCCCGTGGGGAACTGGCCGAAGTCCTCGGCCCGAAACTGCTCGACACCGACAAACTGTTTCGCAGCCTGCGCATCCGCGAACGGGCTGACCGTTACGTGGCCGCGCTGGATCATCAGTCTCCGGCATGGAAAGCCTTGCAAGCCTATCTGGATGGCATCAATCAATATCAGGACAGCCACGCAGCGCCAGTAGAGTTCGACGTGCTGGGGATCCCCAAGCGCCCTTTCACCGCCGAAGACAGCATCAGCATCGCCGGCTACATGGCCTACAGCTTTGCCGCGGCATTTCGCACCGAGCCGTTGCTGACTTACGTGCGCGATCAACTGGGCGCCGAATACCTGAACATCTTCGATCTCGACTGGCAGCCTCAGGGCGTGTTGGTCAAAGGGCGCGCTAACCCTGCGCCGGCCCTCGCCGCCAGTGACTGGCAGGATCTGAACGCCCTCGCCCGTTTGAGTGAGCAGGCCCTGGCCGACAATGGCCTGCCGCAATTCGAAGGCAGCAATGCCTGGGTGATTGCCGGCAACCGCAGCAAAAGCGGCAAGCCCCTGCTGGCCGGTGACCCGCATATTCGCTTCTCGGTGCCGTCGGTGTGGTACGAAGCGCACCTGTCGGCGCCGGGCTTCGAGCTTTATGGCTACCATCAGGCGCTGGTGCCGTTTGCGTTTCTTGGCCACAACCTGGACTTCGGCTGGAGCCTGACGATGTTCCAGAACGACGATCTGGACCTGATCGCCGAGAAGGTCAACCCGGACAGCCCGAACCAGGTCTGGTATCGCGGCCAGTGGGTCGACATGGTCAACACCGAACAACAGATCGCGGTCAAAGGCCAGTCACCGGTCACGCTGACCCTGCGCCAGTCGCCCCACGGCCCGATCATCAACGATGCACTCGGCACCGCCGCCGGCAAGACGCCGGTCGCCATGTGGTGGGCCTTCCTCGAGACCCCGAATCCGATCCTCGACGGCTTCTACCAGCTCAACCGCGCCGACACCCTGGCCAAGGCCCGTGCCGCGTCGGCCAAGGTTCAGGCTCCGGGGCTGAACATCGTCTACGCCAACGCCAAGGGCGACATCGGCTGGTGGGCCTCGGCGCTGCTGCCCAAGCGCCCGGCCGGAGTGAAGCCAGGTTTCATCCTCGACGGCAGCACTCCTCAGGCGGACAAGGAAGGTTTTTACCCGTTCAGCGCCAACCCACAGGAAGAGAACCCGGGGCGGGGCTATATCGTCTCGGCCAACTTCCAACCGGTGTCGCCGACCGGCATGGAAATTCCCGGTTACTACAACCTCGCCGATCGCGGTCAGCAGCTCAATCGTCAACTCAGCGACAAAAATATGAAGTGGGACAACGAGGCCAACCAGAAGCTGCAGCTGGGCACCATCACCGCTTATGGCCCGCGTTTGCTGGCGCCGTTGCTGCCGGTGCTGCGTGAAGTGGTGAGTGATCCCGCCGAGCTCAAATGGGTGGAGCAACTGGCGCAGTGGAGCGGCGATTACCCGCTGGACTCCATCAGCGCCACGCTGTTCAACCAGTTTTTGTTCAACCTTGCCGACGCGGCGATGCGCGATGAATTGGGCAATGACTTTTTCGAAACGCTGCTCCCGACCCGGGTGATCGATGCCGCGCTGCCGCGCCTGGCGGCTTCGGCCGATTCACCGTGGTGGGACAACCGCAACACCCCCGGCAAGGAAACCCGCGCCGATACGGTCAAGGTTGCCTGGCAAGCGAGCATGGCTCACCTCAAAACCACCCTTGGCGCTGATTCGACACAATGGAAGTGGGGCAAGGCGCACACCCTGACTCACGGCCATCCGCTGGGGACGCAGAAACCGCTGGAGCGGATCTTCAACGTCGGGCCATTCGCGGCGCCCGGCACCCACGAAGTGCCGAACAACCTCTCGGCCAAGATCGGCCCGGCGCCGTGGCCCGTGACTTACGGCCCGTCGACACGACGGCTGATCGACTTCGCCGACCCGGCCCACAGCCTGACCATCAACCCGGTCGGCCAGAGCGGCGTGCCGTTCGACAGCCACTATGCCGATCAGGCCGAGGCGTATATCGAAGGGGTTTATAACCAGGCGTATTTCAATGATGAAGAAGTGACGGCCAATACCCGTAGCACGCTGAAGCTGTTGCCGGCGCGGGTTGCGCAGTAG
- a CDS encoding polyamine ABC transporter substrate-binding protein, with translation MPIFSLLRNVLLVGAGLALAVSVQAAGTVHIYNWSDYIGETTLADFQKETGIKPVYDVFDSNETLEGKLLAGRTGYDVVVPSNHFLGKQIKAGAFQKLDKSKLSNYSNLDPVLLKRLEQNDPGNLYAVPYLWGTNGIGYNIDKVKAVLGLDKIDSWDAVFEPQNIKKLHSCGVAFLDSADEMMPTVLNYMGLNPNSTNPEDYKKAEAKLLAVRPYVTYFHSSKYIADLANGDICVAIGFSGDIFQAKARAAEAGKGMNIAYSIPKEGGALWFDMLAIPKDAANAKEAHAFINYVLKPEVIAQVSDSVGYANPTPGSDKLMEQSIRTDASVYPPQAVLDKTYVSIELPPNIQRLMTRSWTKVKSGK, from the coding sequence TTGCCTATTTTTTCTTTGTTGCGCAACGTCCTGCTGGTCGGCGCCGGGCTGGCACTGGCTGTCAGTGTTCAGGCCGCTGGCACAGTGCATATTTATAACTGGTCGGACTACATCGGTGAAACCACCCTGGCCGACTTCCAGAAAGAAACCGGCATCAAGCCGGTGTATGACGTATTCGATTCCAACGAAACCCTGGAAGGCAAGTTGTTGGCAGGCCGTACCGGTTATGACGTGGTCGTGCCGTCCAACCATTTCCTTGGCAAGCAGATCAAGGCTGGCGCTTTCCAGAAGCTCGACAAGTCGAAGCTGAGCAATTATTCCAATCTCGATCCGGTGCTGCTCAAGCGGCTGGAGCAGAACGATCCGGGCAACCTGTACGCCGTGCCGTATCTGTGGGGCACCAACGGCATCGGTTACAACATCGACAAGGTCAAGGCCGTGTTGGGCCTCGACAAGATCGACTCCTGGGATGCGGTGTTCGAGCCGCAGAACATCAAGAAGCTGCACAGCTGTGGTGTGGCGTTTCTCGACTCCGCCGATGAAATGATGCCCACGGTCCTCAACTACATGGGCCTGAACCCCAACAGCACCAACCCTGAAGACTACAAAAAGGCTGAAGCCAAGTTGCTGGCGGTGCGGCCTTACGTGACGTATTTCCACTCCTCCAAATACATCGCAGACCTGGCCAACGGTGATATCTGTGTGGCGATCGGTTTCTCCGGCGATATATTCCAGGCCAAGGCCCGCGCGGCTGAAGCCGGCAAAGGCATGAACATCGCCTATTCGATTCCGAAAGAGGGCGGCGCGCTCTGGTTCGACATGCTGGCGATACCCAAAGATGCGGCCAACGCCAAAGAAGCTCATGCCTTCATCAACTATGTGCTCAAGCCTGAGGTGATCGCCCAGGTCAGCGATTCCGTAGGCTACGCCAACCCGACCCCCGGGTCGGACAAACTGATGGAACAGTCCATACGCACTGACGCATCGGTTTATCCACCGCAAGCGGTCCTCGACAAGACATACGTATCCATCGAGTTGCCACCGAACATTCAACGGTTGATGACGCGCAGCTGGACCAAGGTCAAGTCGGGCAAATAG
- a CDS encoding polyamine ABC transporter substrate-binding protein, whose translation MKIAGKTLLAMSLMGVMAGAVQADDKVLHVYNWSDYIAPDTVKKFEAESGIKVVYDVFDSNETLEAKLLAGKSGYDIVVPSNNFLAKQIKAGVYQKLDKSKLPNWKNLNPDLLKAVTVSDPGNEHAFPYMWGSLGIGFNAEKVKAALGADAPTNSWDLLFKPENAAKLKSCGISFLDSPTEMIPAALHYLGYPTDSQDKKQLAEAEALFLKIRPSVSYFHSSKYISDLANGNICVAVGYSGDMYQAKARAAEAGDKVKVSYNIPKEGAGSFYDMVAIPKDAENVEGAYKFMTFLQKPEIMAEITNAVRFPNGNAASTPLVDKEITSDPGIYPPAEVLAKLYAIADLPAATQRILTRSWTKIKSGK comes from the coding sequence ATGAAGATAGCTGGCAAGACCCTCCTCGCCATGTCCCTGATGGGCGTGATGGCGGGCGCCGTTCAGGCGGACGACAAGGTGCTGCACGTGTACAACTGGTCCGATTACATCGCACCGGATACCGTCAAGAAGTTCGAGGCCGAGTCGGGTATCAAAGTCGTCTACGACGTGTTTGACAGTAACGAAACCCTTGAAGCCAAGTTGCTGGCGGGCAAGTCCGGCTACGACATCGTCGTGCCGTCGAACAACTTCCTGGCCAAGCAGATCAAGGCCGGCGTTTACCAGAAGCTGGACAAGTCCAAGCTGCCTAACTGGAAAAACCTGAACCCGGATCTGCTTAAAGCGGTAACGGTGAGCGACCCGGGCAACGAACATGCGTTCCCTTACATGTGGGGTTCGCTCGGTATCGGTTTCAACGCCGAGAAGGTCAAGGCTGCACTGGGTGCCGATGCGCCAACCAACTCCTGGGACTTGCTGTTCAAACCTGAAAACGCTGCCAAGTTGAAGTCGTGCGGTATCAGTTTCCTCGATTCGCCAACCGAGATGATTCCGGCGGCGTTGCATTACCTGGGCTATCCGACCGACAGCCAGGACAAGAAACAACTGGCTGAAGCCGAAGCATTGTTCCTGAAGATTCGTCCTTCGGTGAGCTACTTCCACTCGTCCAAGTACATCTCCGACCTGGCCAACGGCAACATCTGCGTCGCCGTGGGTTACTCGGGTGACATGTACCAGGCCAAGGCTCGCGCCGCTGAAGCCGGTGACAAGGTGAAAGTCAGCTACAACATTCCGAAAGAAGGTGCCGGCAGCTTCTACGACATGGTCGCCATCCCTAAAGATGCCGAAAACGTCGAAGGCGCCTACAAGTTCATGACCTTCCTGCAGAAGCCGGAAATCATGGCCGAGATCACCAACGCCGTGCGTTTCCCGAACGGTAACGCGGCATCGACTCCACTGGTCGATAAAGAAATCACCAGCGACCCAGGCATCTACCCGCCAGCGGAAGTCCTGGCCAAGCTGTACGCGATTGCCGACTTGCCGGCCGCCACCCAGCGGATCCTGACGCGCAGCTGGACCAAGATCAAATCCGGTAAATAA
- a CDS encoding DUF6436 domain-containing protein, protein MRPAYHTTLLASLLALVCAGVLWAAYDWFQGRYLRAFSSHTAVFSGDPLRLPGELAGPGAIRLVHFWDPACPCNVGNQQHLSELVEQYVPQGVEFYAVQKPGSHGQLPGTLSRLKTITVLPGSEQIPASPAVAIWDRSGRLAYFGPYSEGLTCNSSNSFIEPILQALNEGRAVNATHTLAVGCYCPWPAKVK, encoded by the coding sequence ATGCGTCCGGCCTACCACACCACACTGCTTGCCAGCCTGCTCGCCCTTGTGTGTGCCGGCGTGCTGTGGGCCGCCTATGACTGGTTTCAGGGGCGCTACTTGCGCGCTTTCAGTTCGCACACGGCGGTGTTCTCCGGCGACCCGTTGCGCCTGCCAGGCGAACTTGCCGGCCCCGGCGCCATCCGCCTGGTGCATTTCTGGGACCCGGCCTGCCCGTGCAATGTCGGCAACCAACAACACCTGAGCGAACTGGTTGAGCAGTATGTACCGCAGGGCGTCGAGTTCTATGCAGTCCAAAAGCCCGGCAGCCACGGCCAGTTGCCCGGTACTTTGAGTCGTCTTAAAACCATCACTGTCCTGCCAGGTTCCGAACAGATCCCTGCCAGCCCGGCAGTGGCGATCTGGGACCGCAGTGGCAGGCTGGCGTATTTCGGTCCTTACAGCGAAGGCCTGACCTGCAATTCGAGCAACAGTTTTATCGAGCCCATCCTGCAAGCGCTGAATGAAGGCCGGGCGGTAAACGCTACCCACACGCTGGCGGTGGGTTGCTACTGCCCGTGGCCTGCCAAGGTGAAGTAA